A genomic stretch from Empedobacter stercoris includes:
- a CDS encoding TonB-dependent receptor, giving the protein MKLNKITLAILFSVCSIYGFAQEYHPVKGKIENAKNEAVAMAAIQIFKADSKELFDEVYANEDGTFEIPDLEDGNYRLVITEFGYQQSVTTAEVKGGELNLGNIVLQASSTETVELKGAFVRAEVSQYRNEIDKRVVEVGNDLVSAGANAAAVLNNIPSVNVDQQTGELSLRGNENVKIYIDGKPSSLSASEVLKQIPSNQIKSVEIITNPSAKYEADGKSGIINIVMIKGQKKGYNVTLNTGYEQGKKSRFNNSLTANVNIGSFNFFGNYSYNKRPNEFHGYLDNYDSKRWQAIDILNKDESQAAKFGFDWFIDDKTALTVYTNQWFGEGHGEIGSDIIKTDVNTLHPNNSNFDGDWKSQDYSLNFKRDFDKKDHNIVLDAFFSQATNTDWRNMHNTYPETENYYEDRDSKTDNVRVNLDYTNQIKDGGKIEAGLQFRREKNNNTLLTDRRIDIENTLIDPSTDFDFTRDFLSAYVNYGQKFGKFGMQLGLRAEQYKDKGNYFYNQETKNIDKDKLDFFPSAFLTYDVSEKGQVSLNYSRRIDRPGIRQLSPVAEWSTPLMSSIGNPELKPEYTDNFEVGYLQRIGKNSISANVFYRHVQDNIFRSVLVDDTNSEKFIQLYENYDKVNAYGFELAFNLVPTKWWSSNISGDFTHNTMVVARMDEFKNPYTAEIDANRLTARMNNTFKVTKSISLQHFFMYSGKYRFVQGEMQDMWRMDLGARYTFMGGKAALSARVSDIFRTFYGRLEMYDPARGYGNFRWEAQTLNIGFTYNFGGKVRSRAEAQRNKTENQGGGVGF; this is encoded by the coding sequence ATGAAATTAAATAAAATTACTTTAGCTATTCTTTTCTCCGTTTGTTCTATTTACGGATTTGCGCAGGAGTATCATCCTGTGAAGGGAAAGATTGAAAATGCAAAAAATGAAGCTGTAGCTATGGCTGCAATTCAGATTTTTAAAGCTGATTCAAAAGAATTATTTGATGAAGTTTATGCTAATGAAGATGGAACATTTGAAATTCCAGATTTAGAAGACGGAAATTATCGTTTGGTAATTACAGAATTTGGCTACCAACAATCTGTGACAACAGCAGAAGTAAAAGGAGGTGAATTAAATTTAGGAAATATTGTTTTACAAGCTTCATCTACTGAGACAGTAGAATTAAAAGGTGCTTTTGTACGTGCAGAAGTTTCGCAATATCGCAACGAAATTGACAAACGTGTTGTAGAAGTAGGAAATGATTTAGTGTCTGCTGGAGCGAACGCAGCTGCTGTTCTTAATAACATTCCGTCTGTTAATGTGGATCAACAAACAGGTGAGTTATCTCTAAGAGGAAACGAAAATGTAAAAATTTATATCGACGGTAAACCTTCTTCTTTATCAGCTTCGGAAGTATTAAAACAAATTCCTTCTAATCAAATAAAAAGTGTAGAAATTATAACCAATCCTTCTGCAAAATATGAAGCAGACGGGAAATCTGGAATCATTAATATTGTCATGATAAAAGGTCAGAAAAAAGGATATAATGTTACGTTAAATACAGGTTATGAACAAGGTAAAAAAAGTCGTTTCAATAATTCATTAACTGCAAATGTAAATATAGGTTCATTTAACTTTTTTGGAAATTATAGCTACAACAAACGTCCAAACGAATTTCATGGATACTTAGATAATTATGATTCTAAACGTTGGCAAGCGATTGATATTTTGAATAAAGATGAAAGTCAAGCAGCTAAATTCGGATTTGACTGGTTTATTGATGATAAAACAGCTTTAACAGTTTATACCAATCAATGGTTTGGAGAAGGACATGGTGAAATTGGTTCGGACATTATAAAAACAGATGTCAATACTCTTCACCCAAATAATTCTAATTTTGATGGAGATTGGAAAAGTCAAGACTATAGTTTAAACTTTAAACGTGATTTCGATAAAAAAGACCACAACATTGTTTTAGATGCATTTTTCTCTCAAGCGACAAATACGGATTGGCGAAATATGCACAATACTTATCCTGAAACAGAAAATTATTACGAAGATCGTGATTCTAAAACGGATAATGTTCGTGTAAATTTAGATTATACAAATCAAATAAAAGATGGCGGAAAAATAGAAGCAGGATTGCAATTTCGTCGCGAAAAAAATAACAATACGTTGCTAACTGATAGACGAATTGATATCGAAAACACCTTAATTGACCCTAGTACAGATTTTGATTTCACGAGAGATTTCCTTTCTGCATATGTAAATTATGGTCAAAAATTCGGGAAATTTGGTATGCAATTAGGATTACGAGCAGAACAATATAAAGACAAAGGAAATTATTTTTACAATCAAGAAACGAAGAATATTGATAAAGATAAATTAGATTTCTTTCCATCTGCATTCTTAACATACGATGTATCAGAAAAAGGACAAGTTTCGTTGAATTATAGCCGTCGAATAGATCGTCCAGGAATCAGACAATTATCTCCAGTAGCAGAATGGTCAACTCCATTAATGTCAAGCATTGGAAATCCAGAATTAAAACCTGAATACACAGATAATTTTGAAGTTGGATATTTACAACGAATTGGTAAAAATTCTATTTCGGCTAATGTATTTTACAGACATGTACAAGATAATATTTTCCGTAGTGTATTGGTTGATGATACAAATTCAGAAAAATTCATCCAATTATATGAAAACTACGATAAAGTAAATGCATATGGTTTCGAATTAGCGTTTAATCTTGTTCCAACAAAATGGTGGTCATCAAATATTAGTGGAGATTTTACACACAATACAATGGTTGTTGCCAGAATGGATGAATTTAAAAATCCATACACAGCAGAAATAGACGCTAATCGTTTGACAGCTCGTATGAACAACACATTCAAAGTAACGAAATCAATTAGTTTACAACATTTCTTTATGTACTCAGGTAAATACCGTTTTGTACAAGGAGAAATGCAAGATATGTGGCGTATGGATTTAGGTGCACGTTACACATTTATGGGTGGTAAAGCTGCTTTAAGTGCTCGTGTAAGTGATATTTTCAGAACATTTTACGGACGTTTAGAAATGTACGATCCTGCAAGAGGTTACGGCAATTTCCGTTGGGAAGCTCAAACATTAAATATTGGTTTTACGTATAATTTCGGTGGAAAAGTGCGTTCTCGTGCAGAAGCTCAGAGAAATAAAACAGAAAATCAAGGTGGTGGAGTAGGGTTCTAA
- a CDS encoding Rossmann-like and DUF2520 domain-containing protein — translation MSSIVILGAGNVAFHLTRALIENTCNVRQIFNRTLEHAREIGEANRISYTDKISEIEKADVYIIASADSGIEEFSHYIPYDDVLVVHTSGSSPMSVLKGDYRKGVFYPLQTFSKERTMRYDNIPFFIEAENPEDLKTLNDLGNRISNEVHELNFASRMQVHMTGVWANNFVNHLYYIAGNICEQNNVPFDVLLPLIQETANKVIEMNPKDAQTGPAKRGDQVIIDRHLEALQDDSRLLQIYQIMTDSIKRVYEK, via the coding sequence TTGAGTTCAATTGTCATATTAGGCGCAGGTAATGTTGCATTTCATTTAACTCGTGCATTAATCGAAAACACTTGCAATGTTCGACAAATATTCAATAGAACATTAGAGCATGCCAGAGAAATAGGCGAAGCAAATAGAATTTCGTACACTGATAAAATATCTGAAATTGAAAAAGCAGATGTTTACATTATCGCAAGTGCGGATTCTGGTATCGAAGAATTTTCGCATTATATCCCATACGATGATGTATTAGTCGTGCATACATCAGGTTCGTCGCCAATGTCTGTGTTGAAAGGAGATTATCGTAAAGGAGTTTTTTATCCGTTGCAAACTTTCTCGAAAGAAAGAACGATGCGTTATGATAATATTCCATTTTTTATCGAAGCCGAAAATCCTGAAGATTTAAAAACATTAAATGATTTAGGAAATCGTATTTCCAATGAAGTTCATGAATTAAATTTTGCGAGCAGAATGCAAGTGCATATGACAGGTGTTTGGGCAAATAATTTTGTCAATCATTTATATTATATCGCTGGAAATATATGCGAACAGAATAATGTGCCGTTCGATGTTTTGTTGCCGCTAATTCAAGAGACTGCCAACAAAGTAATTGAAATGAATCCGAAAGATGCTCAAACTGGACCAGCAAAACGCGGAGATCAAGTGATTATTGATCGTCATTTAGAAGCCCTTCAAGACGATTCGAGATTATTACAGATTTACCAAATAATGACAGATTCAATTAAACGAGTTTACGAAAAATGA